The following proteins are encoded in a genomic region of Pseudorca crassidens isolate mPseCra1 chromosome 1, mPseCra1.hap1, whole genome shotgun sequence:
- the LOC137223989 gene encoding LOW QUALITY PROTEIN: uncharacterized protein (The sequence of the model RefSeq protein was modified relative to this genomic sequence to represent the inferred CDS: inserted 2 bases in 2 codons; substituted 1 base at 1 genomic stop codon) has protein sequence MGQTMTTSLSLTLSYWTEVRARAHNFSVEVKKGKWQTLCASEWPTFQIGWPPEGSFLLDKIKLLKSKIFNIDPHGHPDQVPYVLVWEDLILSPPPWVRPFVSSTGTSARTSAASEILALKKNPNTEKLPDAPDLLKAIYPDPQSDLLLLDSPPPYPPAPNPLPPRGPPSSTALGTMGTIHDGRRKVPSVGTRSRRAISPDSTALPLREYGPPDGQGNRPLQYWPFSSADLYNWKMHNPTFSENPQALTALIESLVFSHQPTWDDCQQLLQTLLTTEERQRVLLEARKNVLGANGQPTQLPNEIDAGFPLVRPNWDFNAPEGRERLKMYRQALVAGLHGAARRPTNLAKVREVTQGPQESPTVFLERLMEAFRRFTPYDPTSEGHRATIAMAFIDQAAPDIKKKLQRLDGLQGFSLQELVKEADKVYNKRETEEEKEERKQKEQEAREIRRDKRQERNLSKILATVVGGRNIGDRNRQEGRTADRRRPLDKDQCAYCKEKGHWARECPKKKNGGRPTKNKILTLKEEDXESQGSNPLPEPRVTLKVEGEPVQFLVDTGAQHSVLLHSKGPISAKRSWVQGATGNKQYSWTTRRTVDLGIGRVTHSFLIIPECPYPLLGRDLLSKVGAQIHFQPEGPTITDNKGRLLQILTMKLEDEYKLYEQPSSSRVNVTDWVTRFPQAWAETAGMGMAKNRSPVLVELKATATPITVRQYPMSREAKDGIRPHIQRLLDLGILIRCQSAWNTPLLPVKKPGTNDYRPVQDLREVNKRVADLHPTVPNPYNLLSTLPPQHTWYTVLDLKDAFFCLRLSPLSQPYFAFEWKDPTSGMSGQLTWTRLPQGFKNSPTIFDEALHQDLALYRESNPQVTLLQYVDDILLAAETQEDCIKGTEKLLTELGTLGYRASAKKAQICQQQVSYLGYLLKGGQRWLTESRKDTVAQIPAPKNARQVREFLGTAGFCRLWIPGFAELAAPLYPLTKNSTPFVWGDKEQRAFDQIKRALLSAPALGLPDVTKPFHLYVAENKGIAKGVLTQKLGPWNRPVAYLSKKLDPVASGWPTCLKIIAAVAVLVKDADTLTLGQNLTITAPHALENVVRQPPDRWLTNARMTHYQTLLLNSDRIKFAPATGLNPATLLPDPDLEGSTIIHDCQEVLAAAHGSRPDLMDLPLPDADFTWFTDGSSFLEEGKRRTGAAVVDGKQVIWAAALPQGTSAQRAELIALTRALEMAENKKVNIYTDSRYAFATAHIHGAIYQQRGLLTSGGKEIKNKDEIVALLTALMLPTKVSIIHCPGHQKENTPIIRGNNMADQVAREIASGEVILGLSDRVPEKPGRDEEIIPATTKGTLSPQQAESMLQQMHRWTHLGTKKMVALLQSLVTKACYRXYETPGMTKLAEQIVQECVPCQQVNGHKGKLETGKRLRGDRPGTYWEVDFTEVRPERYGNKYLLVFVDTFSGWIEAFPTKKETAAVVAKKXFRRNFSSIWSIKGNRV, from the exons atgggacaaactatgacgacttctctttcccttaccctaagctattggaccgaagttcgggccagagcccataatttttcagtagaggtaaagaaaggaaagtggcagactttgtgtgcctctgaatggccaacatttcagataggatggccccccgaaggatcctttttattagacaagattaagctgctgaagtctaagatatttaatatagatccccacggacatccagaccaagtaccatatgtcttggtctgggaagatttaattctctccccacctccgtgggtccggccctttgtttcctcaacaggtacgtccgcgcgtacatcagcagcgtcggagatattagccttaaagaaaaaccccaacacggagaagctacccgacgccccggatctactgaaggcgatttatcctgacccgcagtccgatttgcttcttttggattccccacccccttatcctccggccccgaatcccctaccacctagaggaccccccagctccactgccctcggcaccatgggaaccatccatgatggaagaagaaaagtgccctcagtgggcactaggagccggagggctatctccccggactccactgccctacctcttagagaatatggcccccccgatggccaagggaatagacctctccaatattggcccttttcctctgcagatctttataattggaaaatgcataacccaactttttccgaaaatccacaggcccttaccgctttaatagaatctcttgttttctcccaccagcccacatgggatgattgtcagcagctgctccagactctcctaacgactgaggagaggcaacgggttcttttagaagccagaaaaaatgtattaggcgccaatgggcaacctacccagctgcctaacgagattgatgctggtttcccactcgtcaggccaaactgggatttcaatgccccggaaggtagggagcgcctgaaaatgtatcgccaggctctggtggcgggtctccatggagcggccagacggcccactaatttggctaaggtaagggaagtaactcaggggccccaggaatcgccaactgtgttcctggaacgtttaatggaagcctttagacgctttaccccttatgatccaacttcggagggacatagggctactatagcaatggctttcatagatcaagcagcccctgatattaagaagaaattacagaggctagatggcttgcagggattttcgcttcaggagttagtaaaagaggcagataaagtatataacaaaagagaaacagaggaagagaaggaagaaagaaagcagaaagagcaggaagcccgtgagataagacgggataagagacaggagaggaatttaagtaagatactggccactgtggttggaggaagaaatataggggatagaaataggcaggaagggcgaacggcagacagaaggcggccattagacaaggaccaatgtgcctactgtaaagaaaaaggacattgggcgagagaatgccctaaaaaaaagaatggaggaaggccaaccaaaaacaaaatcttaacattgaaagaagaagactaggaaagtcagggctcgaaccctctccccgagccccgggtaactcttaaagtggagggggaacctgttcaatttttggtagataccggagcccagcactccgtccttctccactcaaaaggtcctatctcagctaaaaggtcatgggtacaaggagccactgggaataaacaatattcatggaccacacgaaggacagtagatcttgggattggacgagtaacccattcatttttgattattccggaatgcccctatcctttgctgggaagagatttactctccaaagtaggggctcaaatccactttcagccagaaggtcccaccataactgataataagggaaggttacttcaaatattgactatgaaattagaagatgaatataaattatacgagcagccttcatcctcacgagttaatgttactgattgggtaactcggttccctcaagcctgggcagaaactgccggaatggggatggccaaaaatcggtccccggtgctagtggaactcaaggcaactgccaccccaataacggtccgtcaataccccatgagtagagaagccaaagacggtatccgtccccatatacagaggctactagacttgggcatcttaataagatgtcaatcagcatggaacacccctctcctgccggtaaagaaaccaggaacaaatgattatcggccggtgcaggatctacgagaggtaaacaaacgggtggcagacctccaccccacagttccaaacccttacaacctcctgagcactcttccacctcaacatacgtggtatactgttttggaccttaaagatgcttttttctgtttaagactctctcccctgagccaaccctactttgccttcgaatggaaagatccaacatcgggaatgtctggtcagctgacatggacacggctacctcagggatttaagaactccccgaccatctttgatgaagccctccatcaggatttggcattatatagagaatcaaatccccaggtaacattactccaatacgttgatgatattttattagctgctgagacccaagaagattgtatcaagggtactgaaaaactgttaacggaacttggaaccctgggatatagagcctcagccaagaaagcacaaatatgccaacaacaggtcagttacctggggtatctattaaaaggggggcaaagatggctcacggagagcagaaaggatacggtggcccaaattccggctcccaaaaatgccaggcaggttagagaatttttggggacggccggattctgtagactatggattccagggtttgctgagctggcagccccattgtaccccctaaccaaaaacagcactcctttcgtttggggcgataaggaacaacgggcttttgaccaaatcaaacgagctttactttcagctccagccctaggactgccagatgtaaccaaaccttttcatttatatgtggccgaaaataagggcattgcaaaaggagtattgactcagaaattgggtccctggaatcgcccagttgcttatttgtcaaaaaaattggaccctgtggcatcaggatggcccacctgtttaaagataatcgctgcagtggccgttctagtcaaagatgctgacacactaactttaggacaaaatctaacgataacagctcctcatgccctggaaaatgtagtccgtcaaccaccggataggtggctaactaatgccaggatgacccattaccaaaccctgttgctaaactcagatcgcatcaagtttgctccagccacaggactcaatccagccaccttgctacctgatcctgacttggaaggctccaccatcatacatgattgtcaggaagtactagccgcagcacacggcagtaggccagatctgatggacctgcccctccctgatgctgatttcacctggttcacggatgggagcagtttcctggaggaaggtaagcgtcgaactggggcagccgtggtagacggaaaacaagtcatatgggcagcggcgctaccacaagggacctcagcccaacgagctgaattaattgccctgacgagggcattagagatggcagagaataaaaaagtaaacatctacacagacagtagatatgcgtttgctaccgctcatatccacggtgccatttaccaacagagagggctactaacttcaggtggcaaagaaattaaaaacaaagacgaaatcgtggctttgttgactgcactcatgcttcctactaaagtcagtatcatccactgccctggacatcaaaaagaaaataccccaataattaggggaaataatatggctgaccaagtggcccgagaaatagcatcgggagaagtcattttgGGACTGTCAGATAgagttcctgaaaaaccaggccgcgatgaagaaatcatcccggccacaacaaaaggaactttgtcccctcagcaagcagaatccatgttacaacagatgcacagatggacacatttggggactaaaaagatggtagccttgttacaaagCCTTGTTACAAAGGCTTGTTACA ggtacgaaacccctggaatgacaaaattagctgaacaaattgtgcaggaatgcgtcccatgtcaacaggtaaatggtcacaaagggaaacttgaaactggaaagagactcaggggggaccgcccaggaacttactgggaagtggactttaccgaagtgcgtcctgaaaggtacggtaataaataccttttagtttttgtagacactttttcaggatggatagaggctttcccaacaaagaaagaaacagctgctgtagtagccaaga attttagaagaaatttttcctcgatttggagcatcaaaggtaatagggtctga